A stretch of the Acanthochromis polyacanthus isolate Apoly-LR-REF ecotype Palm Island chromosome 22, KAUST_Apoly_ChrSc, whole genome shotgun sequence genome encodes the following:
- the LOC110972360 gene encoding caspase-8-like, with translation MTKQILKKILDDLNDEELSDFQWSLQQPNIVPGLEAIRKSQLQTLDRRNTVDVMVQTYGLQRAVQVTRVILEKIPRKDLLQRIPTSSSGPEVPVSDVGEPSENREPSSSQTQPPLPQTEAFPPLVHPSMNYSNSSVENSSGKQTSLTTNTHTEGLGTYPMNSSKRGICLIINNDNFYKSKVPLNNRKGTMVDGECLQKVFEWLGFEVQTHNNCDKRKILSLVYELSRTDHRQMDCFVCCVLSHGLEGAVCGVDGEKVMLKELTDLFDGSNCPSLAGKPKLFFIQACQGLVRQRAVPIEEDGGTPSGICSDAVRATVYIPTQADYLLGMSTVPLCISFRDKTEGTWFIQSLCQNLVQMVPREYHLMDIMIKVNDDVSKKFTVKDNILCKQMPQPSFTLRKKVVFPVPKASPPNLSALTTNDF, from the exons ATGACTAAACAGATCCTCAAAAAGATCCTGGATGATCTGAATGATGAGGAGCTGTCTGATTTCCAGTGGTCCCTGCAGCAGCCCAACATTGTTCCAGGCCTCGAAGCCATCAGAAAGAGCCAACTACAGACACTAGACAGGCGTAACACTGTGGATGTGATGGTACAGACTTATGGACTTCAGAGAGCTGTGCAGGTGACCAGAGTGATTTTAGAGAAGATCCCCAGGAAGGATCTGCTGCAGAGGATTCCTACCAGCAGCTCAGGACCAGAAG tgccTGTCAGTGATGTTGGAGAACcttcagagaacagagaaccttcctcctctcagactcagcctcctcttcctcagactgaag cATTTCCACCACTGGTGCAC CCTTCCATGAATTATTCCAACTCCTCTGTTG AAAACTCCTCTGGAAAGCAGACATCTCTaactacaaacacacatactGAG GGTTTGGGAACATATCCCATGAATTCATCAAAGAGAGGCATCTGCTTGATAATTAACAACGACAACTTCTATAAATCCAAAGTGCCTTTAAATAATCGAAAGGGAACCATGGTTGATGGAG AGTGTCTGCAGAAGGTGTTTGAGTGGCTGGGCTTTGaggtacagacacacaacaattGTGACAAGAGGAAGATTCTGTCTCTGGTATATGAGCTCAGCAGAACAGATCACCGTCAGATGGACTGTTTTGTATGCTGCGTCCTCAGCCACGGCCTGGAAGGAGCTGTGTGCGGTGTAGACGGGGAAAAAGTCATGCTCAAAGAGCTGACTGACCTCTTTGATGGATCAAACTGCCCCTCGTTAGCAGGAAAGCCCAAGCTGTTTTTCATCCAGGCCTGCCAGGGCCTCGTCAGGCAGAGGGCTGTCCCCATCGAGGAAGATGGTGGGACACCCAGTGGTATTTGTAGCGATGCTGTAAGAGCCACAGTCTACATCCCTACCCAGGCGGATTACCTGCTGGGAATGTCCACTGTGCCTTTATGTATCTCCTTCAGAGACAAGACAGAAGGGACATGGTTCATTCAGTCGTTGTGCCAAAACCTTGTTCAGATGGTGCCCAG GGAGTATCACCTCATGGATATCATGATAAAGGTGAATGACGATGTTAGCAAGAAGTTCACTGTCAAAGACAACATTTTATGCAAGCAGATGCCTCAACCATCCTTCACACTCAGGAAGAAAGTGGTGTTTCCGGTACCCAAAGCCTCTCCTCCAAATCTTTCTGCTCTCACAACAAATGATTTCTGA
- the LOC127532001 gene encoding uncharacterized protein LOC127532001 isoform X3, with protein MFPLHQVELMFPLHQVELMFPLHQVELMFPLHQVDLMFPLHQVDLMFPLHQVELMFPLHQVDLMFPLHQVDLMFPLHQVDLMFPLHQVDLMFPLHQVDLMFPLHQVDLMFPLHQVELMFPLHQVELMFPLHQVDLMFPLHQVDLMFPLHQVELMFPLHQVDLMFPLHQVDLMFPLHQIELMFPLHQVELMFPLHQVELMFPLHQVELMFPLHQVELMFPLHQVDLMFPLHQVELMFPLHQVDLMFPLHQVELMFPLHQVDLMFPLHQVELMFPLHQVDLMFPLHQVELMFPLHQVELMFPLHQVELMFPLHQVELMFPLHRVELMFPLHRVELMFPLHRVELMFPLHRVELMFPLHRVELMFPLHRVDLMFPLHQVELMFPLHQVDLMFPLHQVDLMFPLHQVELMFPLHQVELMFPLHQVDLMFPLHQVELMFPLHQVELMFPLHQVELMFPLHQAPFPKC; from the exons atgtttcctcttcatcaggtagagctgatgtttcctctccatcag gtagagctgatgtttcctctccatcaggtagagctgatgtttcctcttcatcaggtagacctgatgtttcctctccatcaggtagacctgatgtttcctctccatcaggtagagctgatgtttcctcttcatcaggtagacctgatgtttcctctccatcaggtagacctgatgtttcctcttcatcaggtagacctgatgtttcctctccatcaggtagacctgatgtttcctcttcatcaggtagacctgatgtttcctctccatcaggtagacctgatgtttcctcttcatcaggtagagctgatgtttcctcttcatcaggtagagctgatgtttcctcttcatcaggtagacctgatgtttcctctccatcaggtagacctgatgtttcctcttcatcaggtagagctgatgtttcctcttcatcaggtagacctgatgtttcctcttcatcag gtagacctgatgtttcctctccatcagatagagctgatgtttcctcttcatcaggtggagctgatgtttcctctccatcaggtagagctgatgtttcctctccatcaggtagagctgatgtttcctcttcatcaggtagagctgatgtttcctcttcatcaggtagacctgatgtttcctcttcatcaggtagagctgatgtttcctcttcatcaggtagacctgatgtttcctctccatcaggtagagctgatgtttcctcttcatcaggtagacctgatgtttcctctccatcaggtagagctgatgtttcctcttcatcaggtagacctgatgtttcctctccatcaggtagagctgatgtttcctcttcatcaggtagagctgatgtttcctctccatcaggtagagctgatgtttcctctccatcaggtagagctgatgtttcctcttcatcgggtagagctgatgtttcctctccatcgggtagagctgatgtttcctcttcatcgggtagagctgatgtttcctctccatcgggtagagctgatgtttcctctccatcgggtagagctgatgtttcctcttcatcgggtagacctgatgtttcctctccatcaggtagagctgatgtttcctcttcatcaggtagacctgatgtttcctctccatcaggtagacctgatgtttcctcttcatcaggtagagctgatgtttcctctccatcaggtagagctgatgtttcctcttcatcaggtagacctgatgtttcctcttcatcag gtagagctgatgtttcctcttcatcaggtagagctgatgtttcctcttcatcaggtagagctgatgtttcctcttcatcaggctccctttcctaaatgttaa
- the LOC127532001 gene encoding uncharacterized protein LOC127532001 isoform X2: protein MFPLHQVELMFPLHQVDLMFPLHQVELMFPLHQVELMFPLHQVDLMFPLHQVDLMFPLHQVELMFPLHQVELMFPLHQVDLMFPLHQVDLMFPLHQVELMFPLHQVDLMFPLHQVDLMFPLHQVDLMFPLHQVDLMFPLHQVDLMFPLHQVDLMFPLHQVELMFPLHQVELMFPLHQVDLMFPLHQVDLMFPLHQVELMFPLHQVDLMFPLHQVDLMFPLHQIELMFPLHQVELMFPLHQVELMFPLHQVELMFPLHQVELMFPLHQVDLMFPLHQVELMFPLHQVDLMFPLHQVELMFPLHQVDLMFPLHQVELMFPLHQVDLMFPLHQVELMFPLHQVELMFPLHQVELMFPLHQVELMFPLHRVELMFPLHRVELMFPLHRVELMFPLHRVELMFPLHRVELMFPLHRVDLMFPLHQVELMFPLHQVDLMFPLHQVDLMFPLHQVELMFPLHQVELMFPLHQVDLMFPLHQVELMFPLHQVELMFPLHQAPFPKC from the exons atgtttcctcttcatcaggtagagctgatgtttcctctccatcaggtagacctgatgtttcctcttcatcaggtagagctgatgtttcctcttcatcaggtagagctgatgtttcctcttcatcaggtagacctgatgtttcctctccatcaggtagacctgatgtttcctctccatcaggtagagctgatgtttcctctccatcaggtagagctgatgtttcctcttcatcaggtagacctgatgtttcctctccatcaggtagacctgatgtttcctctccatcaggtagagctgatgtttcctcttcatcaggtagacctgatgtttcctctccatcaggtagacctgatgtttcctcttcatcaggtagacctgatgtttcctctccatcaggtagacctgatgtttcctcttcatcaggtagacctgatgtttcctctccatcaggtagacctgatgtttcctcttcatcaggtagagctgatgtttcctcttcatcaggtagagctgatgtttcctcttcatcaggtagacctgatgtttcctctccatcaggtagacctgatgtttcctcttcatcaggtagagctgatgtttcctcttcatcaggtagacctgatgtttcctcttcatcag gtagacctgatgtttcctctccatcagatagagctgatgtttcctcttcatcaggtggagctgatgtttcctctccatcaggtagagctgatgtttcctctccatcaggtagagctgatgtttcctcttcatcaggtagagctgatgtttcctcttcatcaggtagacctgatgtttcctcttcatcaggtagagctgatgtttcctcttcatcaggtagacctgatgtttcctctccatcaggtagagctgatgtttcctcttcatcaggtagacctgatgtttcctctccatcaggtagagctgatgtttcctcttcatcaggtagacctgatgtttcctctccatcaggtagagctgatgtttcctcttcatcaggtagagctgatgtttcctctccatcaggtagagctgatgtttcctctccatcaggtagagctgatgtttcctcttcatcgggtagagctgatgtttcctctccatcgggtagagctgatgtttcctcttcatcgggtagagctgatgtttcctctccatcgggtagagctgatgtttcctctccatcgggtagagctgatgtttcctcttcatcgggtagacctgatgtttcctctccatcaggtagagctgatgtttcctcttcatcaggtagacctgatgtttcctctccatcaggtagacctgatgtttcctcttcatcaggtagagctgatgtttcctctccatcaggtagagctgatgtttcctcttcatcaggtagacctgatgtttcctcttcatcag gtagagctgatgtttcctcttcatcaggtagagctgatgtttcctcttcatcaggctccctttcctaaatgttaa
- the LOC127532001 gene encoding uncharacterized protein LOC127532001 isoform X1, translating to MFPLHQVELMFPLHQVDLMFPLHQVELMFPLHQVELMFPLHQVDLMFPLHQVDLMFPLHQVELMFPLHQVELMFPLHQVDLMFPLHQVDLMFPLHQVELMFPLHQVDLMFPLHQVDLMFPLHQVDLMFPLHQVDLMFPLHQVDLMFPLHQVDLMFPLHQVELMFPLHQVELMFPLHQVDLMFPLHQVDLMFPLHQVELMFPLHQVDLMFPLHQVDLMFPLHQIELMFPLHQVELMFPLHQVELMFPLHQVELMFPLHQVELMFPLHQVDLMFPLHQVELMFPLHQVDLMFPLHQVELMFPLHQVDLMFPLHQVELMFPLHQVDLMFPLHQVELMFPLHQVELMFPLHQVELMFPLHQVELMFPLHRVELMFPLHRVELMFPLHRVELMFPLHRVELMFPLHRVELMFPLHRVDLMFPLHQVELMFPLHQVDLMFPLHQVDLMFPLHQVELMFPLHQVELMFPLHQVDLMFPLHQVELMFPLHQVELMFPLHQVELMFPLHQAPFPKC from the exons atgtttcctcttcatcaggtagagctgatgtttcctctccatcaggtagacctgatgtttcctcttcatcaggtagagctgatgtttcctcttcatcaggtagagctgatgtttcctcttcatcaggtagacctgatgtttcctctccatcaggtagacctgatgtttcctctccatcaggtagagctgatgtttcctctccatcaggtagagctgatgtttcctcttcatcaggtagacctgatgtttcctctccatcaggtagacctgatgtttcctctccatcaggtagagctgatgtttcctcttcatcaggtagacctgatgtttcctctccatcaggtagacctgatgtttcctcttcatcaggtagacctgatgtttcctctccatcaggtagacctgatgtttcctcttcatcaggtagacctgatgtttcctctccatcaggtagacctgatgtttcctcttcatcaggtagagctgatgtttcctcttcatcaggtagagctgatgtttcctcttcatcaggtagacctgatgtttcctctccatcaggtagacctgatgtttcctcttcatcaggtagagctgatgtttcctcttcatcaggtagacctgatgtttcctcttcatcag gtagacctgatgtttcctctccatcagatagagctgatgtttcctcttcatcaggtggagctgatgtttcctctccatcaggtagagctgatgtttcctctccatcaggtagagctgatgtttcctcttcatcaggtagagctgatgtttcctcttcatcaggtagacctgatgtttcctcttcatcaggtagagctgatgtttcctcttcatcaggtagacctgatgtttcctctccatcaggtagagctgatgtttcctcttcatcaggtagacctgatgtttcctctccatcaggtagagctgatgtttcctcttcatcaggtagacctgatgtttcctctccatcaggtagagctgatgtttcctcttcatcaggtagagctgatgtttcctctccatcaggtagagctgatgtttcctctccatcaggtagagctgatgtttcctcttcatcgggtagagctgatgtttcctctccatcgggtagagctgatgtttcctcttcatcgggtagagctgatgtttcctctccatcgggtagagctgatgtttcctctccatcgggtagagctgatgtttcctcttcatcgggtagacctgatgtttcctctccatcaggtagagctgatgtttcctcttcatcaggtagacctgatgtttcctctccatcaggtagacctgatgtttcctcttcatcaggtagagctgatgtttcctctccatcaggtagagctgatgtttcctcttcatcaggtagacctgatgtttcctcttcatcag gtagagctgatgtttcctcttcatcaggtagagctgatgtttcctcttcatcaggtagagctgatgtttcctcttcatcaggctccctttcctaaatgttaa